Proteins from a single region of Artemia franciscana chromosome 2, ASM3288406v1, whole genome shotgun sequence:
- the LOC136035365 gene encoding lens epithelium-derived growth factor-like: MSKFKKGDLALAKFRNYPLWPVRIVDVNTQSEKASKFLVFCYGSHDLQTVLEVNLVLYAEKSKEASHKTERSVNKAFQELEIFPDIYLQYLKKAPSAQTGSNSEKSSVAVLVEKLVSTEQELAQTKQNMLKDIGKLVTEKVAQKNSINPVTAEQIISQVYDGLSVEYNGKFDKIGKVLKGLRAQIESLENRIAKREDRLDEYQQEAQLDSLVFVGVKQAPDVDLKVTMHNIIKDKMGLSALMSDQILSMQRFRLPNPTAQISDESRVAPVIVKFSNKDVAHTVFKAKSKLAKSGVFVNEYLTKQRKIILDSARDKFGAKNVWSDQGRIFARLPGEASSRRLRKVEDTF; encoded by the coding sequence ATGAGCAAGTTCAAGAAAGGGGACTTGGCGTTggcaaaatttagaaattaccCGCTTTGGCCAGTAAGAATTGTAGACGTTAACACCCAATCAGAAAAAGCATCAAAGTTTCTAGTTTTCTGTTATGGATCCCATGATCTTCAGACAGTCTTAGAAGTAAATTTAGTTCTCTATGCGGAAAAGTCTAAAGAAGCATCACATAAAACTGAACGGAGCGTGAATAAGGCATTTCAGGAGCTGGAGATTTTCCCGGATATCTACttacagtatttaaaaaaagctcccTCCGCTCAAACTGgctcaaattctgaaaaatcatcgGTAGCTGTTCTTGTTGAAAAGTTAGTTTCTACGGAACAAGAGTTagcacaaacaaagcaaaatatgCTCAAGGATATCGGGAAATTGGTCACAGAAAAGGTAGCACAAAAAAATAGTATCAACCCAGTTACTGCTGAACAGATAATATCCCAAGTTTATGATGGATTATCAGTCGAATATAAtggtaaatttgataaaattggcAAAGTACTTAAGGGGTTAAGAGCTCAAATAGAGTCGCTGGAAAATCGTATTGCAAAAAGGGAAGATAGACTTGACGAGTATCAACAAGAAGCTCAGCTTGATTCCCTTGTATTCGTAGGGGTCAAACAGGCCCCTGATGTTGACCTTAAAGTAACAATGCACAATATAATAAAGGACAAAATGGGCTTGAGTGCTCTTATGAGTGATCAAATTCTTTCTATGCAACGTTTTCGCTTACCCAACCCTACAGCTCAGATTAGTGATGAAAGTCGAGTTGCCCCTGTGATTgtcaaattttctaataaagaTGTTGCGCATACTGTCTTTAAAGCGAAGTCTAAGCTAGCGAAATCTGGTGTTTTTGTGAATGAATATCTCACGAAGCAGCGCAAGATTATCCTGGACAGTGCTAGAGATAAGTTCGGAGCAAAGAACGTTTGGTCGGACCAAGGCCGTATTTTTGCTCGCCTACCAGGTGAAGCTTCTTCTAGGAGGCTTAGGAAGGTTGAAGACACCTTCTAG